One Mugil cephalus isolate CIBA_MC_2020 chromosome 22, CIBA_Mcephalus_1.1, whole genome shotgun sequence genomic window carries:
- the LOC125000090 gene encoding neuroepithelial cell-transforming gene 1 protein-like, with protein MVAYDKGGSLVPIKRTLQVIDYQNQSNKESEEPSNKRVRPISRVTSLASLISPVKNGAVRRFGQTIQASFRGDGKSPVVSQKPCSKATAPTPPKRRNSVLWSETLDIHQKGTFSTKEIKRQEAIFELSRGEQDLIEDLQLARKAYHDPMLKLSIMSEEELTHIFGNLDAYIPLHEDLLAQLSKATGPDGTVGQIGQIVVNWLPRLNAYKDYCSNQLAAKALLDQKKQDRRVQDFLQRCLESPFSRKLDLWSFLDIPRSRLVKYPLLLKEVLKHTPPEHPDTPSLEKAITIMQSVLSDINMKKGESECQFYIDKLEYLDDRQKDPRIEQCKSLLCHGELRNKSGTKLHVFLFTEFLVLTRPVTRNERQCFQVYRQPIAVEDLVLEDLQDGDVRMGGSFRGAFSNSDKAKNIFRVRSQDPSQAQSHTLQVNDIFHKQQWLNCLRSAISVYRPLSEPSTPSPTTSEARSKRRPSSVSTIIHMEEADENCPQTPSQSAPSSPCSSTTSTPTTASPSSRSSSPSSSSSSSSSPLSSPTTHKTKKDKKPLCSLGKRKETMV; from the exons ATGGTGGCTTACGATAAAGGGGGTAGCTTGGTGCCTATCAAACGGACTCTGCAAGTGATAGACTACCAGAATCAATCCAACAAAGAGTCAGAG GAACCCAGCAACAAACGTGTCCGTCCTATCAGCAGGGTGACGTCGTTAGCCAGCCTCATCTCTCCGGTGAAAAATGGGGCCGTCCGGCGCTTCGGCCAAACCATCCAG GCCTCCTTCCGAGGTGATGGCAAGTCGCCGGTTGTGTCCCAGAAGCCTTGCAGCAAGGCAACGGCCCCAACACCGCCCAAAAGGAGGAACAGCGTCCTGTGGTCGGAGACGTTAGACATCCACCAGAAGGGAACTTTCTCCACCAAGGAGATCAAGCGGCAGGAG GCCATATTTGAGCTGTCTCGTGGAGAACAGGATCTGATTGAGGACCTCCAGCTCGCACGCAAG GCGTACCATGACCCGATGCTGAAGCTCTCCATCATGTCTGAGGAGGAGCTCACTCACATCTTCGGGAATCTTGATGCCTACATTCCTCTACACGAGGACCTGCTGGCCCAGCTCTCCAAAGCCACAGGGCCAGACGGGACTGTGGGCCAGATCGGGCAGATTGTTGTAAACTGG CTGCCCAGGCTCAATGCATACAAGGACTACTGCAGCAACCAGCTGGCAGCCAAGGCACTGCTGGACCAGAAGAAGCAGGACCGGCGGGTGCAGGACTTCCTGCAGCGCTGCCTTGAGTCACCCTTCAGCCGGAAGCTGGACCTGTGGAGCTTCTTGGACATCCCGCGCTCTCGTCTGGTCAAGTACCCGCTGCTGCTCAAGGAGGTCCTGAAACATACTCCACCAGAACACCCTGATACTCCCAGCCTGGAGAAAGCA ATCACCATCATGCAAAGCGTTCTGTCCGACATCAACATGAAAAAGGGAGAGTCCGAGTGCCAGTTCTACATTGATAAGCTGGAGTATCTGGACGACAGGCAGAAGGACCCTCGCATCGAGCAATGCAAGAGCCTGTTGTGTCACGGGGAGCTGCGCAACAAGAGCGGCACG AAGCTGCATGTGTTCTTGTTCACTGAATTCCTGGTCCTGACCCGGCCCGTCACCAGAAACGAGCGCCAGTGTTTCCAGGTTTACAGACAGCCCATCGCAGTGGAGGACCTGGTTTTAGAGGACCTGCAGGACGGAGACGTCCGAATGGGCGGCTCCTTCAGAGGAGCCTTCAGCAATTCAGACAAAG CTAAGAACATCTTCCGAGTGCGCTCACAAGACCCGAGTCAGGCGCAGTCCCACACGCTGCAGGTCAACGACATCTTCCACAAGCAGCAGTGGCTCAACTGCCTCCGCAGCGCCATTTCTGTCTACCGGCCCCTCAGCGAGCCCTCCACCCCGAGCCCCACCACAAGTGAAGCCCGTTCCAAGCGCCGCCCTTCCTCCGTCTCCACCATCATCCACATGGAGGAAGCAGACGAGAACTGCCCACAGACACCCTCTCAGTCAGCACCCAGCTCACCGTGCAGCAGCACgacctccacccccaccaccgCGTCCCCTTCATCCCGCTCCTCGtccccatcatcatcatcatcgtcgtcctCATCGCCACTCTCTTCGCCCACAACACATAAAACCAAAAAGGACAAGAAGCCCCTATGTTCTTtagggaagagaaaagagacgaTGGTGTGA
- the LOC125000423 gene encoding neuroepithelial cell-transforming gene 1 protein-like encodes MGETAEIQVSVSTSEKPKRLPSSYNLKRKLSADEECSPEKNNRGPRRSLRRGSSFTFLTPGPQWDFSLKRKRKEKDDGDAVSLCSFDFKSLQQSAVSDAKAGPAM; translated from the exons ATGGGTGAAACCGCCGAAATCCAAGTTTCGGTTTCCACCTCAGAGAAACCGAAAAGATTACCGAGCTCCTATAACCTGAAGAGGAAGCTTTCAGCTGATGAAGAGTGTTCccctgagaaaaacaacaggggCCCGAGGCG GTCACTGCGAAGAGGAAGCTCCTTTACGTTTCTTACCCCGGGACCACAATGGGACTTCAGTCTG AAACGAAAGCGCAAGGAGAAGGATGACGGTGACGCAGTCAGCCTCTGCAGCTTCGACTTCAag AGCCTCCAGCAGTCTGCTGTTAGTGACGCCAAAGCCGGTCCCGCGATGTAG